AAGAGGGTCATCGGGTCGATGCTACGCGCCCCGAGGCACAACAAGCCGGAGTGAGTGCACGTCACACGGCGTTTTCTTGCAGGACGCGCCACCACGGCGCAACAGATCCCAATGCCACGCAATGAATCGGCATTCGGGTTTCCACCGCGTAACGTTTCCGCCTAGGGTTTGCCGGGGCCCTGGCCCTCTACTTAGGGTCAAGGTATCCAGCGTGGCATGCCGGGCGAACCGTCCTGCCTGTCTCGCCAACTTGCACAGGAGGAACAATGCCAATCTCTGCACCGCGCTTCCGGCGCGTGGCGGCGGTCGCCATCGCAGCAGGCGCGTCGGCGCTCGTGCTCGCGGGCTGCACGACCGATGGCGGCGATGAGGGGGCCCCCACCGGCGGCACCATCACCGTCGCGACCACCAACGCCTTCACGTCGTTCAACGGGGACACCCCCCAGGCGAATCTCGACACCAACGGCATGGTCGGCTACCTGACCGGCGTCAGCGGCGGTCTCGGGCTCGGCGGCTTCCAGCGCCTCGATGCGGACTTCAGCATCCTCAAGGACGAGAGCTTCGGCACCTACGAGAAGCTCAGCGACGACCCGCTCACGGTCGAGTACAAGCTCAACGAGGGCCTCACCTGGTCCGACGGCGAGCCCATCACGGCCGACGACATGCTCTTCGCGTGGGCCCAGAGCTCCGGCTACTACGACGACGCGACGCTCGACCCGGCCACGGGCGAGGCGACCTCCGGCACGCAGTACTTCAGCCTCGCCGGCAGCACGACGGGTCTCGACACGACCGCGCTGCCCGAGATCGGCGAGGACAACCTCTCGCTCACCCTCGTCTACGACAAGCCGTACGTGGACTGGGAGCTCGTGAACCTCATCGGCAAGCCCGCGCACGTCATGGCGGAGAAGGCCGGCGTCACGCTCGAGGAGTTCACGCAGAACCTGCTCGACTCGCCGGAGGGCGACCCGGAGAACCCGGGTGAGCCCAACGAGATCCTCAAGGCCGCGGCCGACTTCTGGAACACGGGCTACGACGTCACGTCGATGCCGGACGACGAGTCGCTCCTCGTGGGCAGCGGTCCCTTCGTCGTCACGGGCTTCAACCCGGAGAACGACATCACGCTCGAGAAGAACCCCGAGTACCAGGGCGACCTCTCCCCGTCGTACGACAAGCTGATCATCCGGTTCATCGGCGACGCCAACGCGCAGGTCACGGCCCTCCAGAACGGCGAGGTGAACGCGATCTACCCGCAGCCCAGCGCCGACACGCTCACCGCGCTCGAGAGCGCCAACGCGACCGTCCACGAGGGCGACCAGGTCTCCTACGACCACCTCGACCTCAAGTTCGGCAGCGACGTGTTCAAGGACAAGGACGTTCGCGAGGCCTTCCTCAAGACGGTCCCGCGCCAGCAGATCCTCGAGTCAATCATCACCCCGATCAACCCCGAGGCCGAGGTGCTCAACTCGCAGATCTACGTGCCGCAGAACGCGGACTACGAGGCCGCGGTCGAGGCGAGCGGCTACGACGAGTGGGCCGAGCCGGACATCGAGGGCGCCAAGGAGCTCCTCGACGGCGCGACCCCGACCGTCCGCATCCTCTACAACACGGACAACCCGAACCGCGTCGACTCGTTCAACGCGATCCGCCAGTCCGCTGAGGAGGCCGGCTTCAAGATCGAGGACGCGGGCTCGCCCGACTGGTCCAGCCTGCTCGAGGGCGGCGACTACGACGCCTCCATCTTCGGCTGGATCTCGCCCGGCGCCGGATCCGCGGGCCTCCCGCAGATCCTCCGCACCGGCGGCGGCGGCAACTACAACGAGTACAGCAACGCCGAGGCGGACAAGCTGATCGACGAGACGCAGACCGAGCTCGACCCGGCTGCCCTCGAGGAGAAGAAGATCCAGATCGACGCGCTGACCGCGGAGGACGCCTACGGCCTCCCGCTGTTCCAGCTGCCGGGCCTCTTCGCCGACAACGGCTCCGTCGAGGGGCTGGCCTACTTCGGCGGACAGACGGGCATCGTCTGGAACGCGCAGGAGTGGACCCTCACGGAGTAGTCCGCAGGGCGCACCGCGCCCCCTTCGAGGCGGGGCGTCGGAGTATCCACTCCGACGCCCCGCTCTCTGCCCGCTCCCGCCCGCATCCGTCATGGCGGGCGGGCTCCAGCGGTTAGGCTTGCCCGGGCCTCCCGGCGTTCGACGGCGATCGCCACCCGGCACGCACGACAGAGTTAGGCGAATCTTGGTCGGCTTCATCCTGAGACGCATCGCGGTCTCGATCCTCATCCTCGTCGCGGCATCGTTCATCATGTACGTGCTGGCGGCGAGCTCGGGCAACCCCCTGCAGGACCTCGAGGGCTCGAATGCGCCCAACAAGGCCCAGCTCATCGCGGCGCGCGTCGACGCGCTCGACCTCGACGTGCCGCCGCCGCTCCGCTGGTTCATCTGGCTCGGCGGCGCCGCGCAGTGCCTCGTGCCGTTCACCGGCGGCTGCGACCTCGGCCTCACGATCGCCAACGCCGACGTGCTCACGATCCTCCCGACGGCGATGGGCTCCACGATCCAGCTCGTCTCGGGGTCGTTCGTGCTCGCGCTGATCCTCGGCGTCGTGGTCGGCATCGTGACGGCGCTGCGGCAGTACAGCGGCTTCGACCTCGCGATCACCTTCCTCAGCTTCTTCCTCTACTCGCTGCCCTCCTTCCTCGTCGCGGTGCTCCTCAAGGAGTTCATCGCGCTCGGGTTCAACGACTTCCTGCAAGCCGACGAGGCGATCTCCGTGCCGGCGCTCATCGGGATCGCGATCGTCGCCGGCCTCATCTGGCAGGTCCTCGTCGGCGGCCCGCTCCGGCGCCGGCTCATCGTGTTCGGCGTCTCCGCCCTCGCGACCGGCGGCGTGCTCGGCTGGATGACGGCCACCGACTGGTTCAAGACCCCCGGGCTCGGGCCGGTCGGCGTGCTCGTGCTCGTCGTCGGGATCGCGCTC
The Homoserinibacter sp. YIM 151385 DNA segment above includes these coding regions:
- a CDS encoding ABC transporter family substrate-binding protein, giving the protein MPISAPRFRRVAAVAIAAGASALVLAGCTTDGGDEGAPTGGTITVATTNAFTSFNGDTPQANLDTNGMVGYLTGVSGGLGLGGFQRLDADFSILKDESFGTYEKLSDDPLTVEYKLNEGLTWSDGEPITADDMLFAWAQSSGYYDDATLDPATGEATSGTQYFSLAGSTTGLDTTALPEIGEDNLSLTLVYDKPYVDWELVNLIGKPAHVMAEKAGVTLEEFTQNLLDSPEGDPENPGEPNEILKAAADFWNTGYDVTSMPDDESLLVGSGPFVVTGFNPENDITLEKNPEYQGDLSPSYDKLIIRFIGDANAQVTALQNGEVNAIYPQPSADTLTALESANATVHEGDQVSYDHLDLKFGSDVFKDKDVREAFLKTVPRQQILESIITPINPEAEVLNSQIYVPQNADYEAAVEASGYDEWAEPDIEGAKELLDGATPTVRILYNTDNPNRVDSFNAIRQSAEEAGFKIEDAGSPDWSSLLEGGDYDASIFGWISPGAGSAGLPQILRTGGGGNYNEYSNAEADKLIDETQTELDPAALEEKKIQIDALTAEDAYGLPLFQLPGLFADNGSVEGLAYFGGQTGIVWNAQEWTLTE